GCCCTTAAAGACGCATATGCTGCATTCTCATGCTTCCATGGATCCCCAATCAAGTTGGGGAAGACGAACAGGGAGCGTGCGGCGGAAGCCAGTATGCGCTGTATTCCAACTCCTGATTCGCATAAATCGCTATTCACGAATCGCTAATCGCTAATCCCATGACCTCCGCCCCTTATTGGCCGTTTATCGTCCTGTTTCTCGGGATCGCGTTTGTCGTATTCCTGATCGCGGTTGCCCGCATCCACGCGTTTTTGTCGCTGATGATCGCCGCCGTATTTGTGGGGCTGCTCAGCCACACCCTCCCGGGCGACGCCGCGCTGGCACATGTGATCCGGGCGGTGGAGATCCCGATGAGGGAGTTCGGGGTGGTCGCCGGCCAGATTACCTTCGTCATCGCCCTCGCGGCCATCATCGGGACGGCGATGCTCCAGAGTGGAGCGGCGGACCGGATCGTGAATGCGTTGATCGGCGCGTTGGGCGAGACCCGGGCGGCCATGGCGCTGTTTGCGAGCGGCTTCATCATCAGCATCCCGGTGTTTTTCGACACGGTCTTTTTCCTCCTCCTCCCCCTCGTCCTCGCCCTTCGGATGCGCACGGGTAAGGATTACGTGTTGTTCGTGATGGCCATCGCCGGCGGAGCTGCCGTGACCCACCACCTCGTGCCGCCGACGCCGGGCCCGCTCATCATGTCCGAGACGCTGCAGATCGACCTCGGCGTGACGATCATGGCCGGCCTGATCGCCGGCATCCTACCCGGCATCGCGGCCTACGCGATGGGCGCGCGCCTCAACCGCAAGATGGGGGTCACCTTCCAGCCCTCCAACTTCGTATCCGCCCCCCCTCAGCAGCGCGAAGGCGGGTGGACGCCCGGGTTGCTCCTGTCGCTCGCGCCGGTGGTGCTGCCGGTCATCCTCATCAGCATGGCGACCGTGGCCACGGCCATCGGGAGCGACAATACGGCCGTCGCGTTTGCCGGCAACAAAAACGTGGCGATGTTCATCGGGACGGCGATTTCGCTGTGGCTGTGGGCACGCCGAAAGGGCTGGGGGATTCGCGAGGTGGGGGATGCGATGGGCGAGCCGCTGCAGATCGCGGGCGTGATTATCCTCATCACCTGCGCCGGCGGCGCGTTCGGAGCGATGATCAAGCTCTCCGGCATCGGCGACGCGATCCAGTGGGCGACAGCCGACCTGTCCGTCAGCTACATCCTGCTCGCCTGGATCATCGCGGCGGTGATGAAAATCGCCCAGGGCTCGGGCACCGTGTCGATGATCACCACCTCCAGCATCATGCTCGCCCTGATCGGCGACGGCGCCGGCCTGCCGTATCACCCGGTCTACATCCTGCTCGCCATCGGCTTCGGCGCCATGGTGGTGACCTGGATGAACGACAGCGGCTTCTGGGTCGTGGCCCGCATGAGCGGCTTCACCGAACGCGAAACCTTGCGAAC
This is a stretch of genomic DNA from Rhodothermales bacterium. It encodes these proteins:
- a CDS encoding GntP family permease, coding for MTSAPYWPFIVLFLGIAFVVFLIAVARIHAFLSLMIAAVFVGLLSHTLPGDAALAHVIRAVEIPMREFGVVAGQITFVIALAAIIGTAMLQSGAADRIVNALIGALGETRAAMALFASGFIISIPVFFDTVFFLLLPLVLALRMRTGKDYVLFVMAIAGGAAVTHHLVPPTPGPLIMSETLQIDLGVTIMAGLIAGILPGIAAYAMGARLNRKMGVTFQPSNFVSAPPQQREGGWTPGLLLSLAPVVLPVILISMATVATAIGSDNTAVAFAGNKNVAMFIGTAISLWLWARRKGWGIREVGDAMGEPLQIAGVIILITCAGGAFGAMIKLSGIGDAIQWATADLSVSYILLAWIIAAVMKIAQGSGTVSMITTSSIMLALIGDGAGLPYHPVYILLAIGFGAMVVTWMNDSGFWVVARMSGFTERETLRTWTVTLATIGVVGLVEVLILAALFPMKG